A single genomic interval of Spinacia oleracea cultivar Varoflay chromosome 6, BTI_SOV_V1, whole genome shotgun sequence harbors:
- the LOC130463184 gene encoding uncharacterized protein: MLAQDERQREISTPVPSHDSHAFAVDRRRYNDYHRGGYRGQQSSNTGRSAYGNFGGNKSANFRRPVASYFCDHCKVNGHSTERCFKLHGFPPGFTGFKTDKRAAAAAYSDEGYGDDMTEYQQQFYTPEKEPQQSQPGFLIAEQCTQLLNLLNKQQQQPDKVTPDTEFEEGDTSGHAFMAGPFNERATGSW, encoded by the exons ATGCTTGCACAAGATGAGAGGCAAAGGGAGATAAGTACTCCAGTGCCATCACATGATTCTCATGCATTTGCTGTTGATAGAAGGAGATACAATGATTATCACAGAGGTGGATACAGAGGTCAACAATCTTCTAACACAGGAAGAAGTGCTTATGGAAATTTTGGAGGAAATAAGTCTGCAAATTTCAGAAGGCCAGTGGCAAGCTATTTCTGTGATCATTGTAAAGTCAATGGACACAGTACAGAAAGATGTTTCAAACTGCATGGGTTTCCACCTGGTTTTACAGGATTCAAAACTGATAAGAGAGCAGCTGCAGCAGCATATTCAGATGAAGGGTATGGAGATGATATGACAGAGTATCAACAACAATTTTATACTCCAGAAAAGGAACCACAACAAAGCCAACCTGGATTTCTGATTGCTGAACAATGTACTCAATTGTTGAACCTGCTAAataagcaacaacaacagccaGACAAGGTCACACCAGATACTGAGTTTGAAGAAGGAGATACATCAGGCCATGCATTCATGGCAG GGCCATTCAATGAAAGGGCCACAGGTTCTTGGTAA